In Grus americana isolate bGruAme1 chromosome 19, bGruAme1.mat, whole genome shotgun sequence, the following are encoded in one genomic region:
- the DUSP14 gene encoding dual specificity protein phosphatase 14, producing MTSRSHNSLPRTLMAPRMLSEGALGGIAQITPSLYLSRGSVASNRHLLLSRGITCIINATIEIPNFNWPQFEYVKVPLADMPNAPISLYFDSVADKINSVARKHGATLVHCAAGVSRSATLCIAYLMKYHKVSLFEAYNWVKSRRPVIRPNVGFWRQLIDYERKLFGKTTVKMVQTPYGIIPDVYERERRPLMPYWGI from the coding sequence CCTCCAGAAGCCACAACTCCTTACCGAGAACTCTGATGGCTCCACGAATGCTTTCCGAAGGTGCCCTCGGGGGCATCGCCCAGATCACCCCCTCGCTGTACCTGAGCCGGGGCAGCGTTGCCTCTAACCGGCACCTGCTCCTCTCCCGGGGAATCACCTGCATAATCAATGCGACCATCGAGATCCCCAATTTTAACTGGCCCCAGTTTGAATACGTGAAAGTGCCTTTGGCTGACATGCCCAACGCCCCCATCTCCCTGTACTTCGACAGCGTCGCCGACAAGATAAACAGCGTGGCGCGGAAGCACGGGGCCACCTTAGTCCATTGTGCCGCCGGCGTGAGCAGGTCGGCCACCCTCTGCATCGCCTACCTGATGAAGTACCACAAGGTGTCCCTCTTCGAGGCATACAACTGGGTCAAATCGAGACGCCCTGTTATACGCCCCAACGTGGGCTTCTGGAGGCAACTGATAGACTACGAGAGGAAGCTCTTTGGGAAGACGACGGTTAAAATGGTACAGACACCATATGGCATCATCCCAGACGTTtatgagagagagaggagaccCCTGATGCCTTACTGGGGAATTTAA